The Anomalospiza imberbis isolate Cuckoo-Finch-1a 21T00152 chromosome 2, ASM3175350v1, whole genome shotgun sequence nucleotide sequence AAAGACAGTGAacattaaatgaaaatacaagataaatccaaaataaaataaacatctaATTTTAAGTGTCCATTTGTTCTCTCTAAACACCCTCAGTCATCAGCAGAGACAGACAAGTCTGACAAGTAATTTGACAGACAAGTGATTTGCCCTGTGTAGGTATAGGTCTATCTTTATTGACTAATAACAGAATTTGGGGCAATTATTGTACTCCATTGATTATAGGATATTATATCCTATACGATAGAGGATATCCATGTATACAGGATAAACTCAGATTGTAGCCATTTTGTAAACAATCTTCTCAATAATcagcacaaaataaaatttttgttttttttccctttgtgcaAATTTTTCTGTTATAGTCTTTCCACGGTGAAAGCAATTTTGTTTCAATTAATAataagcaaaaaaccccaacaaaaacaaaaccaaataaaaccaagtgaccaaaaccacaaaaagctGAACACCAATTCCCCACacacacccccaaaaaaacccaataaacaaacaaaccaacaaacctCACAAAAAAACAAGCTGTTGATGTATTTGGAATCCTGAAGTTATGCAATTGCCTCCAAAAGTAGAATCAAGACAGACCTAGTTCCTTCAGAACTCTTTCAGACTTTCCTTCCTCCCTATCTCACTTTCCTCCCCCTCCATCAACCAATCCCAGCGTAGCTGCCTGTAATTATGGGTGAAACCAAATTGCATTTGATTTTTCCTCACTTATCTTGAATTTTCACTGGCTCTCTTTGGAAACCCACTTTCCAAACAGGCTCGGATGTAAATTGGCAGGCCCTGGGAACTTCATATATTTCTCAGATTCTCCAGAAGAAAATATTCCCAGTTTCTCAGTATGAGACTAAAAAGGTTAAATTATCTCCTCTACCTTAAGGTCTTTGATGACTATCATACACTATACATTGATTAGAACTGCCATTCAACCAAATAATATGAATCCTAGTTAAAGTACCTCTTCATTGATATGGCCATTTTTTAGTGCAACAGTAAGCAATGCTAAATGAAATAGCATAGATTATTGGTATTATCCTTATATCCAGATAGTCCACTGATAAGCATTTATCTTTGGAGACTAGCCAGTCAAACTAAAGAATGAACCCAGTGAGccactgatatttttttcctcttttaatcCTGTATATTTGAAGGGATTACTGGATTGAGTGTTACAAATTTATTAATTTGAAGGCAATGTCACATGGGATAAGAAAAGTATAAATCACAGACTATATTGATTCACGCTGCTGAACTATCCTTACCAAAGAAGGCTTATCCAAATGTCTGTTAAACATTTTCCAATCAAAAAACTTAATTAGCTCTTCCCACCCCTCCCAAGCCAATATCCAAATTTCTCAATTAAGAAAGTACCAAACTGACTTTTCATTAACATATTTCAAGCtggatacaaaaaaaaaatattgtagcCATGTTTAACTCAGCACCATGAATTTTAGAAATCAGATAGCTCACAAGCTGAATTTCTTGTTCCAGAGTGGGAATCAGAGTTTTCATCTGAAAACTTGGATCCCAAATTTAAGTTGTTGCCTTCCTCTTCATTGTTATCCTCATGCTGAGACATTAGGCAGAACTGAGCTTCTTCTGGCTGGGGGGAGTTGCTCTCATCTTTAAGTGGTGTACTTGTTCTTCTGAAATTCACAAGTGCTTGAAATTCTGAATTCTGTTCAGAAGCCTCCAAGAATGTGCTTTCATCCATCCCTTTTGCATTTATCTCAAATGGTTTGACTGCAACCATATTGCTCTTGCCTTCCAAGGGATGAAGATCAACTGGAACCGTGCTTCTCTCTCCTATTTTATTAATAGTTCCATCTCTTTTAAGACCAGAAGTTTCAATTTCACTTACTGCAAGATCATTAACTGAGGCTTTAACATATTTTTCTGGAGCTCCCTCTTTGAGAACTATCTTAATTTGTGTATCATAGCTACGTAGGGTGTTGTATGGCTGTGACCTTGTCATGAATAGAGTCTCTTTTACTGAGGGAAATGTATGATCCTCAAATTCTACTTGCTGATATAAATCTTTGGAGATTGGGCATGAAACTGCAGATGCTTCTTGAAGAAGTTTCTCTAAAGAGCGATTGAATTCACCAAATTTTGCGATATTTGAAACAGAAGTTTTTTCTATTGTTTCTTGTATTTCTTGAGGGTGATCTCTGTCTCGTTGATGTGGAACATGTATATTTACACCAGTCTGTATTTTATCATTAATTTTCTTATCCATATTTTCCAGCACAGAAGGTGGTGTTTCAGAGACCTCTTTGGGCGGATTCTGAAAATTAACATCAGACCCTCTATATTCAGTGCTGGACAGTGCAGATCTTTCTGTGGTCTCACCaaccccctgcagcagctctctgtCATGCTCATAGGCTGTGCTCATACCTTTCACCTCAGCAGTCCCCCATACTGTGCTGTCAGCACATTTGGGCTTAGGAGAGAGTGTTTCAGAGGCCTCCTTCAGCATCCTCTCTAAAGCAGAACTCAAGCCGCTGGCCTTGGATGGGGCAACAGACTTTTCTGTATTCTCATTGATTTCCTGAGGTACCTCTCCACCATGCTTACATGTTGTGCTTTTAGCTTCTGCCTCCAGAAATCTCTGTACTGTGATGTCAGCACATTTTGGTTTAGGAGGGGATGTTTCAGGGTCCTCCTTCAGCAGCCTTTCTAAAGCAGAACTCAAGCCACTGGCCTTGGATGGGGCAATAGATCTTTCTATAATCTCACTGATTTCCTGCAGCATCTCTTCACCATGCTCATAAGTCATGTCTTTATCTTGCACCTcagcagctctctgtgctgtgctgtcagCACATTTGGGTTTAGGAGGGCATGTTTCAGGGTCCTCCTTCAGCAGCCTCTCTAAAGCAGAACTCAAGCCACTGGCCTTGGATGGGGCAACAGACCTTTCTACAGTCTCACTGATTTCCTGTGGCACTTCTCCACCATGTTCATACATTGTCCTTGTAACTTGCTCCTTAGCAATCCCCCATGGTGTGCTGTCAGCACGTTTGGGTTTAGGAGGTGGTGTTTCAGAAGCCTCCTTCAGCGATTTCTCTAGAGCAGAACTCAAGCCATTCACCTTGGATCCAGCTACAGACTCCTCTATGGGCTCATGGACCTTTTCAGGCTGACCAGTAGCTTCTTGGTGTGCTGATTGTACACTGCAGCTAGTTTGTGACATACTATTTGAGTTATCATATGTTTTTATCCCCACCCTTCTGTATTCAGAAGATTGAGATACAAAGGTTTCTTTGAGAAGGTTCTCCAAACCAGCTTGAGGCCTCTGAGAGCCCTCAAGAGTATCATCCTTGTCTTCTGCCTGATATTGTAGATACAAAGGTTCAAATTCCCTAAACAGTTCTCTGAGACTTTTTCTGTTCTCGTGCCTATCTGTTAATGACACATTCACTTGTCCTGTACTTTTGCCTATTTCTTCTCCTTGATCAACAGGAGAAATATCATGACTGTTGTCCCCTGTTCTCTCAAAGACCTTGCATTGATTTGACTGAAAATGTGTCCcttttaaagtgttttcttttaggTTTGAGCTACATGACATCTCAGAGGCTTCCTTTTCTAGCTTCTTTAGACATGATTTAAATATATCAAGCTCACCTTTAGGTAGAACAACTTTATCCACAGTCTCTGCAACTTCCTCTTTATCCAAAGGAGTAGTcctgttttcccctttttctataGGTAAATATAGTTTATCACCTACTACAGCCTCCTTTAAAGTATCTTTATCACCAGGAGACTGGAGCTGCAAGGATATATGATGATCTTTTGATGAAACGATGCTTTCTTCTGTACATTCTCTAACTTCTTGCTCTGGAAGATCCATCTTTTCCTGTGATTTTGAGATAACTGGTTGTCTGTCCAACTGGAGACAGTCTGTATTTTTTGTGTATGTCACATTCAGACCTTTTAGGATAGGAGATCCTAGAGACTTTTTGCATACCTCAGAATCTAGTTTCTGTGGTTTATCTCTCTCAGatgtttgggtttgttgttgAATTAACCCTTGCTCGCTCACATTATCTCTGCCTTTTTTATCTtcctttgattttctttcataGGTTATTGATCTAGTATTATTTGGCAAAGAATCATCTTCCCTGTCAATGCTACTCTGGAATTTAACTCCAGTATCCCAGAAGTTTCTCAGACTCTGGAAGTGTGAAGGATCTACAATTTGATTCTTAGACTTTTCATTCATCTTCTCTTTTAAAGACAAAACCTGGAAGCTGGGTTTCTCTTGGGAAGAAGCAGCAACTTTCCCTTTAAGAGTTTCCTTCTCATCTTTGTCTTTGCTTTTTGAGGAAGCTGAAGTGACACCAGCTCTGGAATACAAGTTAGTGGCTTTTGGGAGTTCATCAGATTGAAGTGTCCCTTCTGGCTTTCCAAATGCATGGCCTGGTCCTGATTCAAAAGAATGGTAACTTTTGTTTCTTGAAGCCTGGCTTGCACAACTTAGTTCAGGACTTCTTAATGTATTCTTGCTCTGATCATGCAATGCCTTAGGTAGATACACTGCAGATCGTTTTAGTTGGTCACTTTCTCCAAGACCTGTAAATGCACGGCCACCGGATGCATCAGCATTGATACTAACTTCTTTCTCTCCATGACTGGGGATAGTTTTATCCCTTTCCCAGAATGCTCTGATCTCCcttattcttcttttttcttgtattgCCTTCTCCAATTCACATTTCTGAGCTGGTTGTTTGTGCCCTTGATGTTCCAAGagatttgattttttattttgttgtttgatTTCTCGaccatgttctttttcttcaacTCTTGTACAATCAAATTCTGTTAGCAATTTATCATTTTGCTTCTCATTTGCTTCCCCTGTCTTAGGCTTCACCCTCTCCTTTATCAGCTGTGTGTTTTCTGAAGTAAAGGATGTAGATGAAATTCTGCGCTGTTGTTTAATCTTTCCAAATAGTCTCTCTTCTGTATCTTCTGTTTTTCCATGCATGCCAGGCCCACTGTGCTCTGTAGGAAGAATTGCTGTTCTAATTGACACGTCCACTTCTTCTCTGGGCTCCCTGCCTTGGGACTTTGTTGATATATCTTCCTCATCTTCAGTACTAGAACTTCTTTTAAACCAGTCTAAAACTTTTGACACAGATTCATCATCCACTTTCATGAGTTCATCAGCATGCTTGCCAGGCTTGAAAATGGTTTTAGCATCTCTCTCCTCAACAAGATCAGGCTTACCTTGTTGAAGACTTGTAGAATTGGTATTGAACACCTCACATGCTTCTGTTTCAGCAGAAAGTTGATGTCCATCTACAATGTAAACAAACTTATCAGAGTTATGAATCAGACACATGACTAAAAATGTTTGGTCTACCTAGAAAATTCTCAATTTTTTAAACCATTAGTGAAGAAAAGAGTTCTCTGTCCTCATGATTTTGGAAAGAACCATACCATGGGCAATAGAGTGAAGAAAATTCCTGCTCTGAGACATTCTACTGGAATCAATGCTTTTCAGGGTACAAGCCAAGAAGATGAGTTAAACCCATTCTAGAAGGAAATGCCTCTCCTGAAGGGAGGCtgggtgtgacacacacacagaggatgACAATCCAGCATATTTGTGTTTAGTCCCATAAGCAAATCCCTAAGTCACATCTGAATTACTCCCAAGGACAACTGACAGCACTACACTAAAATACCATCCACAATAGAGGTGGCTATACTTGCTCTGATAAGATGACCAATAGGAGATCATAaaagtatataaaaatattgattATTTAATTCTGCAGTAGCAATTCCTGCAGTAGCACATTCCTACTCCTTCTGTTTCCAAGTTGTTAATTCTTAGCTACAAGTGATCCACATTAATGAATATGTGTTATATCCTATCTCATTCCATTCTTTACTTCTATTAGACTCTTACCGGTAAAGTTTTTGTGTGACTGTGATTCATGGCTCAAGATTTGGCTGGTTTTTTTCATATGTGTCTCATCAACACTCCGTTCATTATTGCTGTTTGACAGGATATTGTTGGAGGTCTTCTGTGGAGTTTCAAGTTTCTTGGGAGTAACTGTATTTGTCTGGAAGATTTCACTAACTGGGAAGACTGATCTGTTACTGTCACAAGGGCTGGATGCAGATGTGTCTTCTTGTAAACCACctattgttttcatttttaaagttgATGAATAGGTCCCCAAAGGTTTTGCAGCAGGAATTTGCTTATCCCCAAATGAATCTGACTGAACAGCATAATTTCCACTGTTCTTTTTTTCGTCAGGTCTTAAGATATCCTGCTCTCCTTTTTCTTTACCATGGTGTAGCTGTGGGCTTTGCAGAGGTTTTCCTTTACCTGAGCTAGATGAAAATCTCACTTGTTTCAGTTTTTCCAGTGAATTTTGTGCGGAGTTTTCTGCTTCTTCCATAAGAGAATTCGTCTCACCTTCTCCTTCAAAAATGGTTGCAGTAGCAAGACCATTCTTTTTCTGAACATCTAATGCCTGACTGACCCGAACTTCTGAGTCAGTGGAACTAGAGCTTGAGCTGCGCTTCAGAATGCCCCTGGGTGGGGTAGCAATGCCATTAATCCTCTCGGTCTGCTTGGCTGGTTTGGAAGGAAGGTCTTCTCCCTGTGATACAGAATCTGCTGCTTTGTGAATTAGTTTCCTAGCTTTTGGGACAGGACGCTTAACTGGTTCCTTCTGTGATTCATCAGTAAATTCTACAGAAGGCTTCTCAGGTTTATCTGTTTCGTTATTTTGTAAGTTTGATTTAGGTGGGTTGTCTTCTGAGAGTGACCAAGTTTCTGTAAGACATAGAAGAGCTCATGAGTTTATGTGACATTTGCCAGTATAAACAGAAAGATATGACTGCAGATTTAAAATGCAGTGATTATACTCGTTTATTAAAAACAACTGCAGCAAAAACACAGTCAGTAATTTTACATAGGTGctgatttcatttttatgtaATAGAAATTTTTGGCAAATTAAAAGCTTGCAgttatttcttattttagaaACATTAACTATTTGATGATATCAAATAGAGCACACCAAGTTTTTTATCACCATTATTCCTGCAAGGGACAAAGTTTGCAGGGAAGGGCAGCTTTTGAATACACATACACCTCTTCAGTGTCAAATGTAAACAGCAACCTACAAAAATGGAAAGTGGCTATTTCCACAGTCATATGGAACAAGGCAAATGCAGAAATAATCTCCTGGCAGAGAGATGAAGGGTTTTCTATTCCTACTATGcaaatctttcctttttctgttagCATGCTTCACAACAGAGACAGGAGAGTAATAGCCACATATGATTCTAAATTACAACTTCAAATACCCGTATTGTGACATACAATCACTCATCAACATGCTTGCAGAAAATACTGCTGGAAAGGGAGGATAATAAACAGGACTAAggaaacaaaggagaaaagtaTGGACCAAAGAGAGGTAGGATGCTTCTGTCAAGCTAATTAGCAGCAACGATTGGAAGGTCATAATGACAGCTATGCCAAATTCAAGGAAATTTCACTGTCCTCTTGTCAATTCAAGACAAGCAGCCCTTCCAGATGGAGTGCTTAGTACTGACTAAAACTATGCGTAAAAGGAAGGAAGCAAAAGCCATTTACTCATGTCAATAGCCATTTCCTGAGTATATTCACATGCTTTACATGAGGTTTGAAATAAGTTAGTTGAGAATTCCCAGTAGTTAAAGACAAAATAGGTTTTGATCTTTTACAGAAAGAAGtaatgaaagtaaaaataatttccatataAGCCTACAGGAAATTCACAGTCATCTgctaaataaatacatttaccCTTCTTTGATAGCTGAGGTACAATGACTGGTCTGTCTTCTGACTCCACACTGTTCAAGTTATCATCTGATCCAATGGAATTAAATGGATTTCTCCTTtgctaaaaaagaaacaaacattaCTGTTGCAGTCAAATTCTTACATCACAAAATAGACAAGTGCAGTGATTTTCTCTTCCCCACTAACCATCAGTAAGGAGTCTGAAGGCATACCTCTTAAATTGGATACATaacaaaaaacctaaacaatacGAACATACGAACAGGAAATTATCAGAAGTGCCAGTGATAACCTCATCTTGTTCTTCTGAACTCACCAACAACAGAGACAAGCCACCCTTTAAAGACACTTGAAAATTGCaagttaaataattttatctcTAATTCTGTGATATTAGAACAGAGCAGGCCAGTCGCTTTCAGTAGTTGAACAGATTGGAAATAATGT carries:
- the SYTL2 gene encoding synaptotagmin-like protein 2 isoform X11; translated protein: MIDLSFLTEEEQEAIMKVLQRDAELKRTEEERVRHLPEKVKDHVQLKNMSGQWFYEAKSKRHRDKIHGADIIRASMRRKPATIAEVGQNKTSKAKISWVNNVNKDVFVPPDLHGIVEHQDEEQQKTSLSSKDVTPVLNKPEERPVRPAVSSVRQRRNPFNSIGSDDNLNSVESEDRPVIVPQLSKKETWSLSEDNPPKSNLQNNETDKPEKPSVEFTDESQKEPVKRPVPKARKLIHKAADSVSQGEDLPSKPAKQTERINGIATPPRGILKRSSSSSSTDSEVRVSQALDVQKKNGLATATIFEGEGETNSLMEEAENSAQNSLEKLKQVRFSSSSGKGKPLQSPQLHHGKEKGEQDILRPDEKKNSGNYAVQSDSFGDKQIPAAKPLGTYSSTLKMKTIGGLQEDTSASSPCDSNRSVFPVSEIFQTNTVTPKKLETPQKTSNNILSNSNNERSVDETHMKKTSQILSHESQSHKNFTDGHQLSAETEACEVFNTNSTSLQQGKPDLVEERDAKTIFKPGKHADELMKVDDESVSKVLDWFKRSSSTEDEEDISTKSQGREPREEVDVSIRTAILPTEHSGPGMHGKTEDTEERLFGKIKQQRRISSTSFTSENTQLIKERVKPKTGEANEKQNDKLLTEFDCTRVEEKEHGREIKQQNKKSNLLEHQGHKQPAQKCELEKAIQEKRRIREIRAFWERDKTIPSHGEKEVSINADASGGRAFTGLGESDQLKRSAVYLPKALHDQSKNTLRSPELSCASQASRNKSYHSFESGPGHAFGKPEGTLQSDELPKATNLYSRAGVTSASSKSKDKDEKETLKGKVAASSQEKPSFQVLSLKEKMNEKSKNQIVDPSHFQSLRNFWDTGVKFQSSIDREDDSLPNNTRSITYERKSKEDKKGRDNVSEQGLIQQQTQTSERDKPQKLDSEVCKKSLGSPILKGLNVTYTKNTDCLQLDRQPVISKSQEKMDLPEQEVRECTEESIVSSKDHHISLQLQSPGDKDTLKEAVVGDKLYLPIEKGENRTTPLDKEEVAETVDKVVLPKGSEEELNPVLMALKRSADRKKPSKSLEDIPSATSNKEKINKPKEELVLSAEDGPKPDQHQERTENAAEISTVTSQPDKPFSNPEKLKGLSKSVPSFLQEESDDRETDTASESSYSFGRIKKSPSSLTNLSSSSGMASLSSVSGSLMSIYSADFGNVDVKGNIQFAIDYVEQLNELHIFICQCKDLAVADAKRQRSDPYVKTYLLPEKYRLGKRKTSIKKKTLNPVYNEILRYKIEKELLKNQSLNISVWHNDTFGRNSFLGEVELDLGAWEWNDLSSKQINWFPLKPRTPAITLNLENRGEMKLALQYVPHPIGGKKTLSTGEVHIWVKECHNLPLLRGNRLNSFIKCTILPDTSRKSRQKTRTVTKTTNPVFNHTMVYDGFRPEDLKEACIELTVWDHNKLANHFLGGLRIGLGTGKSYGTTVDWMDSTSDETALWEKMMNSPNTWIEDTLPLRMLMVAKLTK
- the SYTL2 gene encoding synaptotagmin-like protein 2 isoform X12 codes for the protein MQSLKELKKRESGAAAVHSMAVLLWMGQRHKTRVGHLPEKVKDHVQLKNMSGQWFYEAKSKRHRDKIHGADIIRASMRRKPATIAEVGQNKTSKAKISWVNNVNKDVFVPPDLHGIVEHQDEEQQKTSLSSKDVTPVLNKPEERPVRPAVSSVRQRRNPFNSIGSDDNLNSVESEDRPVIVPQLSKKETWSLSEDNPPKSNLQNNETDKPEKPSVEFTDESQKEPVKRPVPKARKLIHKAADSVSQGEDLPSKPAKQTERINGIATPPRGILKRSSSSSSTDSEVRVSQALDVQKKNGLATATIFEGEGETNSLMEEAENSAQNSLEKLKQVRFSSSSGKGKPLQSPQLHHGKEKGEQDILRPDEKKNSGNYAVQSDSFGDKQIPAAKPLGTYSSTLKMKTIGGLQEDTSASSPCDSNRSVFPVSEIFQTNTVTPKKLETPQKTSNNILSNSNNERSVDETHMKKTSQILSHESQSHKNFTDGHQLSAETEACEVFNTNSTSLQQGKPDLVEERDAKTIFKPGKHADELMKVDDESVSKVLDWFKRSSSTEDEEDISTKSQGREPREEVDVSIRTAILPTEHSGPGMHGKTEDTEERLFGKIKQQRRISSTSFTSENTQLIKERVKPKTGEANEKQNDKLLTEFDCTRVEEKEHGREIKQQNKKSNLLEHQGHKQPAQKCELEKAIQEKRRIREIRAFWERDKTIPSHGEKEVSINADASGGRAFTGLGESDQLKRSAVYLPKALHDQSKNTLRSPELSCASQASRNKSYHSFESGPGHAFGKPEGTLQSDELPKATNLYSRAGVTSASSKSKDKDEKETLKGKVAASSQEKPSFQVLSLKEKMNEKSKNQIVDPSHFQSLRNFWDTGVKFQSSIDREDDSLPNNTRSITYERKSKEDKKGRDNVSEQGLIQQQTQTSERDKPQKLDSEVCKKSLGSPILKGLNVTYTKNTDCLQLDRQPVISKSQEKMDLPEQEVRECTEESIVSSKDHHISLQLQSPGDKDTLKEAVVGDKLYLPIEKGENRTTPLDKEEVAETVDKVVLPKGSEEELNPVLMALKRSADRKKPSKSLEDIPSATSISTVTSQPDKPFSNPEKLKGLSKSVPSFLQEESDDRETDTASESSYSFGRIKKSPSSLTNLSSSSGMASLSSVSGSLMSIYSADFGNVDVKGNIQFAIDYVEQLNELHIFICQCKDLAVADAKRQRSDPYVKTYLLPEKYRLGKRKTSIKKKTLNPVYNEILRYKIEKELLKNQSLNISVWHNDTFGRNSFLGEVELDLGAWEWNDLSSKQINWFPLKPRTPAITLNLENRGEMKLALQYVPHPIGGKKTLSTGEVHIWVKECHNLPLLRGNRLNSFIKCTILPDTSRKSRQKTRTVTKTTNPVFNHTMVYDGFRPEDLKEACIELTVWDHNKLANHFLGGLRIGLGTGKSYGTTVDWMDSTSDETALWEKMMNSPNTWIEDTLPLRMLMVAKLTK
- the SYTL2 gene encoding synaptotagmin-like protein 2 isoform X10 codes for the protein MQSLKELKKRESGAAAVHSMAVLLWMGQRHKTRVGHLPEKVKDHVQLKNMSGQWFYEAKSKRHRDKIHGADIIRASMRRKPATIAEVGQNKTSKAKISWVNNVNKDVFVPPDLHGIVEHQDEEQQKTSLSSKDVTPVLNKPEERPVRPAVSSVRQRRNPFNSIGSDDNLNSVESEDRPVIVPQLSKKETWSLSEDNPPKSNLQNNETDKPEKPSVEFTDESQKEPVKRPVPKARKLIHKAADSVSQGEDLPSKPAKQTERINGIATPPRGILKRSSSSSSTDSEVRVSQALDVQKKNGLATATIFEGEGETNSLMEEAENSAQNSLEKLKQVRFSSSSGKGKPLQSPQLHHGKEKGEQDILRPDEKKNSGNYAVQSDSFGDKQIPAAKPLGTYSSTLKMKTIGGLQEDTSASSPCDSNRSVFPVSEIFQTNTVTPKKLETPQKTSNNILSNSNNERSVDETHMKKTSQILSHESQSHKNFTDGHQLSAETEACEVFNTNSTSLQQGKPDLVEERDAKTIFKPGKHADELMKVDDESVSKVLDWFKRSSSTEDEEDISTKSQGREPREEVDVSIRTAILPTEHSGPGMHGKTEDTEERLFGKIKQQRRISSTSFTSENTQLIKERVKPKTGEANEKQNDKLLTEFDCTRVEEKEHGREIKQQNKKSNLLEHQGHKQPAQKCELEKAIQEKRRIREIRAFWERDKTIPSHGEKEVSINADASGGRAFTGLGESDQLKRSAVYLPKALHDQSKNTLRSPELSCASQASRNKSYHSFESGPGHAFGKPEGTLQSDELPKATNLYSRAGVTSASSKSKDKDEKETLKGKVAASSQEKPSFQVLSLKEKMNEKSKNQIVDPSHFQSLRNFWDTGVKFQSSIDREDDSLPNNTRSITYERKSKEDKKGRDNVSEQGLIQQQTQTSERDKPQKLDSEVCKKSLGSPILKGLNVTYTKNTDCLQLDRQPVISKSQEKMDLPEQEVRECTEESIVSSKDHHISLQLQSPGDKDTLKEAVVGDKLYLPIEKGENRTTPLDKEEVAETVDKVVLPKGSEEELNPVLMALKRSADRKKPSKSLEDIPSATSNKEKINKPKEELVLSAEDGPKPDQHQERTENAAEISTVTSQPDKPFSNPEKLKGLSKSVPSFLQEESDDRETDTASESSYSFGRIKKSPSSLTNLSSSSGMASLSSVSGSLMSIYSADFGNVDVKGNIQFAIDYVEQLNELHIFICQCKDLAVADAKRQRSDPYVKTYLLPEKYRLGKRKTSIKKKTLNPVYNEILRYKIEKELLKNQSLNISVWHNDTFGRNSFLGEVELDLGAWEWNDLSSKQINWFPLKPRTPAITLNLENRGEMKLALQYVPHPIGGKKTLSTGEVHIWVKECHNLPLLRGNRLNSFIKCTILPDTSRKSRQKTRTVTKTTNPVFNHTMVYDGFRPEDLKEACIELTVWDHNKLANHFLGGLRIGLGTGKSYGTTVDWMDSTSDETALWEKMMNSPNTWIEDTLPLRMLMVAKLTK
- the SYTL2 gene encoding synaptotagmin-like protein 2 isoform X9, with product MQSLKELKKRESGAAAVHSMAVLLWMGQRHKTRVGHLPEKVKDHVQLKNMSGQWFYEAKSKRHRDKIHGADIIRASMRRKPATIAEVGQNKTSKAKISWVNNVNKDVFVPPDLHGIVEHQDEEQQKTSLSSKDVTPVLNKPEERPVRPAVSSVRQRRNPFNSIGSDDNLNSVESEDRPVIVPQLSKKETWSLSEDNPPKSNLQNNETDKPEKPSVEFTDESQKEPVKRPVPKARKLIHKAADSVSQGEDLPSKPAKQTERINGIATPPRGILKRSSSSSSTDSEVRVSQALDVQKKNGLATATIFEGEGETNSLMEEAENSAQNSLEKLKQVRFSSSSGKGKPLQSPQLHHGKEKGEQDILRPDEKKNSGNYAVQSDSFGDKQIPAAKPLGTYSSTLKMKTIGGLQEDTSASSPCDSNRSVFPVSEIFQTNTVTPKKLETPQKTSNNILSNSNNERSVDETHMKKTSQILSHESQSHKNFTDGHQLSAETEACEVFNTNSTSLQQGKPDLVEERDAKTIFKPGKHADELMKVDDESVSKVLDWFKRSSSTEDEEDISTKSQGREPREEVDVSIRTAILPTEHSGPGMHGKTEDTEERLFGKIKQQRRISSTSFTSENTQLIKERVKPKTGEANEKQNDKLLTEFDCTRVEEKEHGREIKQQNKKSNLLEHQGHKQPAQKCELEKAIQEKRRIREIRAFWERDKTIPSHGEKEVSINADASGGRAFTGLGESDQLKRSAVYLPKALHDQSKNTLRSPELSCASQASRNKSYHSFESGPGHAFGKPEGTLQSDELPKATNLYSRAGVTSASSKSKDKDEKETLKGKVAASSQEKPSFQVLSLKEKMNEKSKNQIVDPSHFQSLRNFWDTGVKFQSSIDREDDSLPNNTRSITYERKSKEDKKGRDNVSEQGLIQQQTQTSERDKPQKLDSEVCKKSLGSPILKGLNVTYTKNTDCLQLDRQPVISKSQEKMDLPEQEVRECTEESIVSSKDHHISLQLQSPGDKDTLKEAVVGDKLYLPIEKGENRTTPLDKEEVAETVDKVVLPKGSEEELNPVLMALKRSADRKKPSKSLEDIPSATSSEHKAYKEKINKPKEELVLSAEDGPKPDQHQERTENAAEISTVTSQPDKPFSNPEKLKGLSKSVPSFLQEESDDRETDTASESSYSFGRIKKSPSSLTNLSSSSGMASLSSVSGSLMSIYSADFGNVDVKGNIQFAIDYVEQLNELHIFICQCKDLAVADAKRQRSDPYVKTYLLPEKYRLGKRKTSIKKKTLNPVYNEILRYKIEKELLKNQSLNISVWHNDTFGRNSFLGEVELDLGAWEWNDLSSKQINWFPLKPRTPAITLNLENRGEMKLALQYVPHPIGGKKTLSTGEVHIWVKECHNLPLLRGNRLNSFIKCTILPDTSRKSRQKTRTVTKTTNPVFNHTMVYDGFRPEDLKEACIELTVWDHNKLANHFLGGLRIGLGTGKSYGTTVDWMDSTSDETALWEKMMNSPNTWIEDTLPLRMLMVAKLTK